GGCTACAATGGGTGAACGCTCTATCATAGTGACCTTGCAGCCTACGCTAACTAACACAAATGCATCTCTGCCTAAACCCGGCGTAGCATCTACTACGTGCCAAGGTGTTGCACCTTTAAGTACATCACCTTTCAACCCCACCGCTTTTACAATAGGCTCTTTTCTACCGCCGCCATGGGCTTTGCGATATAAGCTAGCCGGGGAAGCAAAATCAACTTCAACAGGCAGTGTTTTCTTTTCGCTCGCATCAGCAAGCCCAAGTACATCGTGACTGACTTGCAGATAAAATCCTTCAACGGGCTTTTCTTCAATCGCAAAACCCCAGTTTTTACTGATCGTTAGCGCGAGGGCTTTGTCGCTTTCAAAGTGGGTATCGCCTTCGGTGCTAGCAATCACAAGAGGCAAAGTATTAAGCATGGCCATATTGCTCCTTGTGCCCTATCCAGCGGTTGATAATGGCTTGTGCATGGGAAGGATATTGCTCCCATAAGGTATAGGCAATTTCTTGTACTTTGGGAATAAGCGCGGCGTCTCGCACTAAGTCGGCAATTTTAAGTTCCGCCATACCGGTTTGACGAGTACCCATAAATTCTCCTGGCCCACGAATTTCTAAGTCTCGTTGGGCAATATAAAACCCATCGTTAGATTCTCGCAGCACAGTTAATCGCTGAGTAGCCGTTTTAGACAAAGGGCTTTGGTACATAAGTACGCATTGGCTTTCTACCGCCCCACGCCCTACTCGCCCGCGAAGTTGGTGTAGCTGAGCTAAACCTAATCGTTCGGGGTTTTCAATAATCATAATACTGGCATTGGGTACATCTACCCCAACCTCAATAACGGTTGTAGCCACCAGTAAATCGAGCTCACCGGCTTTAAAATCAGCCATTACTTGTAGTTTTTCAGCTGGCTTTAGGCGCCCGTGCACTAAACCTACGTTAAGTTCAGGTAGTGCTGTGCGAAGGATAACCGCAGCATCTTCAGCGGCTTGGCATTCCAACACTTCCGATTCATCAATAAGGGTACAAACCCAATAGGCTTGCCTACCGTTTTCTTTGCAGGCTGTGCGAACACGCTCAATAACATCCCCTCGCCTGCTATCCGGCAATACCACTGTGGTCACAGGGGTTCTTCCCGGAGGTAATTCATCGATTACTGAGGTATCTAGGTCGGCATAGGCAGTCATGGCCAGCGTTCGAGGTATAGGGGTGGCCGTCATAATTAACTGGTGCGGGTATCGCCCCTGCTGTTCGCCTTTATCTCGAAGCGCAAGGCGTTGATGTACACCAAATCTGTGCTGCTCATCCACAATCACTAACGCGAGTTGTTGGTAGTTTACGCTTTCTTGAAAAATCGCGTGGGTGCCCACCAACATTTGTACATCGCCACTTTCAAGCCGCGCTAACACTTCGGTGCGGGCTTTTCCTTTAAGCTTACCGGCTAGCCACCCTATTTCTATCCCCAACGGTGCGAACCATTCTCTAAAATTATTCGCATGTTGTTCGGCAAGTAATTCGGTGGGTGCCATAAGCGCAACCTGATGCCCAGCCCCAATAGCAGATAGCGCTGCAAGGGCGGCCACTAAGGTTTTCCCTGAGCCTACATCACCCTGTACTAAGCGCATCATGGGCCTGGGGTGTTGCATATCTTGCTGAATATCGGCTACTACCCGCTGCTGTGCCCCTGTGGGAGAAAACGGTAATTGGGCCAACATTTTTTCAATAAGAGGCTTGTCGACCTTAATGCTAATGCCTGGCTGCGCATCTGAAAGCTTACGTACTTTTAATACACTTAAATGGTGTGACAAAAGCTCTTCTAAAATTAATCGATACTGAGCAGGATGAAGCCCTTCTTCCATTTCATGCACATCGGTATCGGGGGCTGGCCGATGTACCGCATGCAATGCTTCGTTTAGGCTTATCTGGTCGCTGTACATACCTTCAGGCAGTAAGTCGGCCAGTGCGCCTTTATCTAACATTTTAAGCGCTTGGTCGGTTAAGTTTCGCAGGGTGAGTTGCTTTACCCCTTCGGTAGTGGGGTAAACAGGTGTTAAGGATTCTGCTTCTAGCGGTGCATCTTCATCAATTAATTTGAATTCGGGATGCATCATTTCAATGCCCCACTTGCCAGTGCGAACCTCACCAAAACATCGTATTAGATTGCCCGGTGTCATCATCGTGCGCTGCACTGCGCCAAAGTGAAAAAAGCGTAAAGTAATAGTGCCTGTACCATCGCTTAGCTTCACCACTAACATGCGTTTTTTGCCGTATTGGATGTCGGCGCTTTTCACTTCGCCCTGCACACTAACATGAGTAAACGGACGGCACTCTGCCACACTGTAAACCCGTGTTCTGTCTTCATAACGCAGCGGCAAGTGAAACAGCACGTCTTGTAAGGTAAATAAGCCAATTTTAGCCAGCTTTTCGGCCACTTTAGCGCCTACCCCTTTTAGGGCGGTGATGGGCGTGGTGGCAAGAGTTTGCATTTGACCGACATTCCTTAAAACAAGCGTATGATTTCATTAGGGTAATGAAAGCAATCATTTATTAGAAACGAAGTGTAATAGATTGCGAGAAGCTTGGCGAGTACGGTTTAAGGCCAGTATGACAGGTACTATAAGTATGAGCAGGCTAGGCGCGCGTAGACACTGCCTCGTCATTGTCAGATAGGGCGTGTAACGCTTCAGGCGTTAGCTGCATTTGCTTCCACCAACTTGCTGGTGCATCAATGCGGCCAATGTCGTCAATCGCAGGATATGGAACCCCTTTCGTCTTACTTAGAGCGCACAGTCTGGGGTAACCTCTTTCGAACAAGAGTTTTTGGCATTCTTCTTCGGGTAAGTGTTCAACATCGTACATGCCGGCTAGTTCCCGCTGACGCTGTGCTTCATAAAGCACTAACGCTGCCGCAACCGACACATTCAACGACTGCACCATGCCCGCCATAGGAATGATGATATCTTGATCGGCCATAGCAATGGCTTCATCGGTAGCGCCGTAGCGTTCTTGACCAAAAATAATCGCGGTAGGTTTGGTGTAATCCACCTCACGAAAGCCCACGGCAGTATCAGACAAATGAGTGACTAACACTTGCATACCCTGCTGCTTCAGTGCGCCTATAGCGTTTCCTAAACTGTCGTGATTAGTTTGGCGAACCCATTGCTGGCTGCCCATGGCGGTGTCGCCACGAAACTGATATTTCTCTTCCCACACGGTATGCACGCGGTGAATGCCAATGGCATCACAAGTACGGACTACCGCCGATACATTGTGGGGTTTGTGTACATTTTCGAGGCAAACCGTAAGGTCAGTTTGCCTTTTTGCCAACGCACTTCGAATGCGAAGGTAGCGCTCTGGCGACATGGCTTACTCCGGCAATTCCATCACGCCGTCGATTTCAATTTGTGCGCCTTTAGGCAATGCAGACACTTGCACTGCAGCACGGGCTGGATATGGTTTGGTAAAGTAACGGCTCATAATTTCATTTACCGTCGCAAAGTGACTTAAATCGATAAGAAAGATGTTCACTTTTACCAAGTCGTTGGTGGTGCCACCCGCGGCATCACACACCGCTTTTAAGTTTTCAAAAACCTGTACCGCTTGTTCAGCAAAGTCTTCTGAAACCATTTCCATGGTCTCTGCCACTAAAGGAATTTGGCCTGAAAGATATACTGTTGTGCCAGCCTTAACGGCTTGACTGTAAGTACCAATAGCGGCAGGTGCCTTATCGGTCTGAATAATAGACTTAGACATAATGGATCCTAAAAATTTTTAAAAAGTTAGTGTCTGGACTGACTATGACGTGACACTTTCTGAACCTCTGGCATGGTGCGGATTTTTTTCATCACTCTTGCCAAATGTACGCGATTTTGCGTGGTAATTTCGATGTCGATAAAGTAGATATTACTCTCTTTTTCTTCTGTTTGCAGTCCAATAATATTGGAATCGCAACCAGAAATTGTGTTCGTTAGGGTAGCAAGGGTTCCCTGATGATTAAACAGTTCAATTCGCAGCGAGGCTTTAAATTCACCTTGAGGTTCATCGTCCCAACGCATTGGTAATACGCGCTGAGGCTCTTCTTTTGAAAGCTTGCGAATGTTGTTGCAACCAATTTGGTGAATCGTCATACCACGGCCAGGGCTTAATACCGCCACAATTTCATCGTCAGGGATAGGGTGACAACAACGGGCATAATGCACCAATAATCCTTCGGTACCGCGGATAGCCACGTTACCTTTTTTCTCTGGTAAATCTGTGTTCTCACCTAACAATCGGCGGGCAACAATAGCGCTTAGCTCGTTACCTAAGCCTATATCTATAAGTAAAGAATCAAAGTCGTCATGCTTAGTTTCAGCCACTACCCGTTCAATATCGGCCTCTGGAATATCGTCCAGCTTCACTTCACCTAATGCATGGCGCAGTAAGCGGTTACCCATGTTCACAGCTTCTTGCGAATGCTGTTTACGCAAATATTGGCGAATGCGGGTGCGTGCGCGAGCACTTACTACGAAGTTCAGCCAATTAGCATTGGGCTTAGCTTTAGGTGAGGTAATAATCTCTACGGTTTGGCCATTTTGTAGTGGCTTACTTAAGCTGTAGTTTCTACGCTCTACTCGAACACCAACGCAGGTGTTACCAATATCTGAATGCACCGCGTAGGCGAAGTCTACAGCCGTAGCGCCCATGGGCAGCTCAATAATGCGGCCATCTGGGGTAAACACGTATATTTCTTCTGGGAATAAATCGGTTTTAACCGATTCAATAAATTCGAAGGATGAACTGGCTGATTGTTGAAGCTCAAGTAACGACTGCATCCACTTACGCGCTCTTAGTTGCGCAGTAGTGCCGTTGTCGCCAGGCTCTTTATAAAGCCAATGCGCGGCAACCCCTTTATCAGCCATTTGATCCATTTCTTGGGTACGAATTTGTATTTCTACTGGAATACCATGGGGACCAATAAGCGAGGTGTGCAATGACTGGTAGCCATTGGTACGGGGAATAGCAATGTAATCTTTAAAACGGTTTTCAATAGGCTTATACAAGCTATGCATGGCGCCTAACGAGCGGTAACAATTATCGACTGAGTCAACCACAATACGAAACGCGTAAATGTCCATCACTTCGTTGAACATGAGTTCTTTATTACGCATTTTACGATAAATAGAGTACAGGTGTTTTTCGCGGCCCAGTACGTCCGACTCAATTTTATAAGCCGTTAAGCGAGTGCTAAGTTCTTCACGAATATTTTCAATAATTTCTTTACGGTTACCGCGTGCTTGGCGAACCGCTGATTTCAGTGCGCGATGGCGCATAGGGTACATGGCAAGAAAACCTAAGTCTTCTAGCTCATTTTTAATATCGTGAATACCTAAACGATGGGCAATAGGTGCATAAATTTCAAGGGTTTCAAGAGCAATGCGACGGCGTTTGTCAGGGCGAAGCGAACCGAGTGTACGCATATTGTGGGTACGGTCAGCTAGCTTAATCAGAATAACCCGGATGTCTTGCACCATGGCCATCATCATTTTACGGAAGTTTTCAGCCTGTGCTTCTTGCTTACTGCTAAAAGCAATTTTATCTAGCTTACTTACCCCTTCCACCAGCTCAGCAACGGTTTCACCGAAAGCTTCAGCAAGATCTTCTTGGCTGTAAGGGGTGTCTTCAATCACGTCGTGTAGCAAAGCTGCCATGAGAGTTTCATGGTCTAAATGCATGTCGGCAAGAATACTGGCAACAGCAACAGGGTGCGTAATATAAGGGTCGCCACTTGAGCGCATTTGGCCATCGTGAGCTTCTTGAGCCAACACAAATGCCTCTTGTACCAGCTGAACTCGGTCAGAGGGTAAGTACTTTATTACTTTCTGTTTTAAGCCTTCAAACAAATACACGGACTAGTGCGACTCCTGATTAACGTTACAACCTTTAGAATACGTAGAATTGAGCCTTTAGCCAATACCCAAAAAGCAAAGCGCCAGTGCTTTTTTCAAAGCACTGGCGCTTAAACATACAATAGTTACCTATACGACGTAACTATTGATCAGAAAGAATGTTAGCAACTGATGAAAATTCAGCGTGTTCTTGTTGTTCTTGATCACGCAAATCGTCTTGTTCAAGTGTGCTAGCAGTTACCAAACCTTGTTCGATTTCACGAAGTGCAGTTACGGTAGGCTTATCGTTTTGCACATCAACCATTGGAGTTTTACCTTCGGTGGCAATTTGGCGTGCACGACGAGCCGCTACTAAAACTAAATCAAAGCGGTTACCAATTTTATCTACGGCATCTTCAACTGTTACGCGGGCCATGTATTTCTCCGAAAATTAGGTTGATCAAGTAATTCAAAAAACGGCCGCGCAGTATACACTCTTGTACTGCGCGATCCTAGCGGTTTGTGCGAATTTAAATCAATATAAATATTAAGCAGATCCGAGCAATTCGTCCAATAAAGGCTGATAACGCATTTGTTGTTTCATTGTTCGTAAACGCTGTGAAATCACAATCGCTTCTAAATCGTTAAGCGCGGTCGCAAAATCATCATTAACAATAACGTGGCTGAACTCACTAAAATGGGACATTTCTGCCACGGCCTCTTTCATTCTACCGGCAATCACTTCATCGCTATCTTGACCACGATTGGTTAAACGTTGCTCTAGCACCTCGATTGAAGGAGGCAAAATGAAAATACCGCATGTATCAGGCATCAGTTTCTGCACCTGGCGTGCGCCTTGCCAATCAATATCTAGAAATACATCTATACCACGGTGCAAGGTTTGTTCAATGGTTACCCGTGATGTGCCGTAGTAATTACCGAACACTTCAGCCCATTCAAAGAAAACGCCTTGTTCAATTAGCGCTTCAAATTGTTCACGGCTGACGAAGTGATAATGCTGCCCATCCACTTCCCCCGGACGAGGTTTACGGGTAGTGTGGGACACTGACACTTCCATTGCATTATCGCTATTAGACGCGTACTTTTCCATTAACGCCTTTATAAGGCTGGATTTTCCTGCGCCTGATGGCGCTGCAAGTATAAATAAGTTTCCGAGTAAAGATGCCATGAAAGTATTAAATATATCTTAAAATATGGTGATTTCGTGGAGCAATGATAGCATATTGAACCGTTAAGCCGTAGTAGCAATCGTTTCGAACACATACTCACATTGCCTACGCGTGTACCTTTAACAAAGCAATGCATTTACAGTTAGCTTAAATTCGGCGCTGTTTTAGGGAAAGACAAAAAGTACGACACATAAACATGGAGCAACAACTTTGCCTTACGTTGAACACAACCCCAGCTCTACGCCAAATGCCTGTGTGATTTGGCTTCATGGTTTAGGCGACTCGGGTCATGGCTTTGCGCCTATCGTCCCTGAGTTAAAGCTACCCGATAGTATGTCGGTAAAATTTATTTTTCCTCATGCTCCAGAGCGCCCCGTTACCATTAATGGTGGTATGCGGATGCGTGCTTGGTATGACATAAAGTCACTCGATTTTAATAGCCGTGCAGACTTAAGTGGTGTGCTTGAGTCCGCCGCTCATGTAGAAACACTTATCCAAGAGCAAGTCGACAAAGGCATTCCTACCGATAGGATTGTATTAGCAGGCTTCTCACAAGGGGGGGTTATTGCACTTCACCTTGCGCCTCGCTTTAAGCATAAGTTGGCTGGTGTTATGGCACTTTCCACTTATATGTGTGAACCAAGTTTGTTGGCACAAGAAGCTACCGACGTAAATCGAGACATTCCCATCATGATGGCTCATGGCGAACAAGATGAAGTGGTGCCTATTTTTATGGGTAACGCGGCTTATAAAACGTTAACTGAGAATGGTTTTAATGCCACTTGGCAAACCTATACCATGCAGCACAACGTCTGTATGCAAGAAATAAGTGATATTTCAGCGTGGCTTAAAAAAGTTCTAGGCTGATATCGTATTGCAAGCCCAGTCTGCGTTTAAAAAAGCAAGGCTGGGCATTTAAACCACGCAGTTTCTACCCGTGCGCTTAGCTTCATATAAATTGTCGTCTGCCAATTTTATTGCGGCTTCTACATTCACGTCTGCTAGGGCAGTAGCTACCCCAAAGCTCGATGTAAGGGGGTGTCGGATATCTCCATCTTCGAAGGGGGTAGATTCAATCTCTATACGTATTTTCTCAGCAAGCTTAACCGCCACACTCAGCGGCGTGGCTGGGTAAATGATCAAAAATTCTTCTCCACCAGTGCGCGATACCAAGTCAGTTGAACGAATAGCACTGCGCATGATTTGAGCGAGGTGAATTAACACTTTGTCTCCTACATCATGCCCGTATGTGTCATTTATCTTCTTGAAGAAGTCGACATCTACTACTACGGCACTTAGCGGAAAATAATCCACTGGATTGTTAATAGCGCGTTCGAAATATACCGACTCTAAAAATCGACGGTTCGGTATTTTAGTTAGCGGGTCGGTGTGCGCCTGGCGCATCTTCTCCAAGTTATCCGACATCATTTCTTTTCGGCTTTGGTGCCAAAAATATTCGCCAATAAAAAATACGGCAATAAAACAACTTAACGAAATGAGAAATCGAGATACATCTTCTGGTCGATAACTTGCGGGAATAACATCTTGATTTGAAACTATCAAAAATACCAGCAACATAGTGACAGACACATAGACAATTGCAGCCCTAAATTGCACAACTATAATTTGAATACAAATTAACGGAAATACGAAGTACAGACCTGTGTTGTGATAGCCGCCAGTAATGGTAATAGTAGATATCATTACTATGACAAGAGCGCCTGCTAGATAATAGAAAATATCATTTTTATTGTACAGGTGAGACAGTACCGCATTCCCATATACTGAAACTGAAAAGAGCCCCAGAAAGAAAGCAAGTAAATGATCGCCACGAAATACGTTTTGAATAGCAAGCACGGCCATAATTGTGCCGCCCACGTAGGAAATAAAATACAAAGTTAATCGACGGCGTTTTATTTCGGCATCATTTTGATGGTTGCTTTTTAAAAACTGTCGCACAGAAATGCTGTCCATGGAGCCCAAGAAATAACTGAAGGAAAATGAGTAAACCAAGCATAGTCAGTAGTTATATATTTCTCCAACCGTAAACCTGTGCGCTGACGTAAGTTTTCAGTACAATAACGTTATTAATTACCCCTTTTTACCAAAAACAGGTAAACACTTTAGTTTTTTGGGGTGTAGAACTTAGATAGGATATTCAAAAATGCCAGTTGAAAAAAACCGAACTATTCGCATCGCTACACGCAAAAGCGCGCTGGCGCTGTGGCAAGCAGAATACGTGAAAGCGAAACTGTTAGAGCATCACGATGGGATAGCGGTTGAGTTGGTGCCTATGAGCACTCAGGGCGATAGAATACTTGATACGCCGCTGGCGAAAATTGGTGGTAAAGGCTTGTTTATAAAAGAGCTTGAAGTCGCCATGTTAGAAGGCAGAGCCGATATTGCCGTGCATTCAATGAAAGATCTACCGGTTGAATTCCCAGAAGGCTTTGGCCTTCACGCTATTTGTGAACGCGAAAACCCATTTGATGCCTTTGTTTCAAATCACTTCGATAATTTAGACGCGTTACCAGAAGGTGCTGTGGTGGGTACCTCGAGCCTTCGCCGCCAATGCCAAATTCGTAAGCATCGTCCAGATCTGAAAATTAAAGACTTACGCGGCAACGTGAATACCCGCCTCGCCAAACTAGATGCGGGTGAATACGATGCCATCATTCTTGCCTCTGCGGGCCTCATACGTTTGGGCATGGAAGAGCGCATTAAAACGGGCTTGCCGGCTTCGGTATCACTTCCTGCCGTTGGGCAAGGTGCGGTAGGTATTGAGTGTCGTAATGACGATGCCGAGCTTATTGCGTTACTTCAAGCGCTGAACCATGGTGAAACTCAAACCCGAGTGAGCGCAGAGCGTGCTATGAATGAACGCTTAGAAGGCGGTTGCCAAGTACCTATTGGTAGTTTTGCTACCCTTGACGGAGACAGCATAACCTTAACCGGCATGGTCGGACAGCCAGATGGCTCAACCTTATTGTTCGCTTCTGCAACAGGCCCTACAAAAAATGCGAAGAGTATTGGCGTAGAAGTCGCCGAGGCATTGCTTGAACAAGGTGCAGGGGAAATTCTTAGCGCATTGTATGACTAATGTATGTTGTTGCTAACTTATATTATTACAAACTTATGCTGCTGATTACCCGCCCCCTTCCTAAATTACAAGCAAGTGCAGATGCATTTGAGCAGGCGGGTATTGATACAATAGGCGTTGCTACATCAGATATTCAAAGCATCCCTAGTAAGGCAGGCAAGCTACAACAGTTTTTGTTGGGCTCGCCCAGCATTAATATTATTATTGTTACTAGCATTTATGCCGTGCCAGCAGCACTTCACGCACTTAATCAAGCCTCTTTTTTATCTGCGCCCCCTACGTTAATAGCGGTTGGCGATGCCACGGCTAACGCATTACACAGCGCTAATTTACCTTTAAAAATCGTCACCCCTTCGCTACATACGTCCGAAGGTATACTGGTCATGCAGCAACTTAATGAGGCAAACTGTACACAAGTCGTTATTATAAAGGGCGAAGGTGGTAGAGATAAGCTTTCTCACGTTTTGGGCGAGAGAGGCATATCGGTTACCGAGTTTTGTGTTTATAAAAGAGAACCACTTACAAACCCAATTTACACAAAGCGCTGGAAAATTGGCGATGTTAGCGGCATTATCGCTACAAGCGAGAATTTAGCAAAGCAACTTATTTCTACTCATAGTAGACAAATATTAGCGTTGCCCTGGTTAACGGTAAGTGAACGAGTTGCAACGAGTTTACGTAATCTTGGGATAGCACGCGTTTCGGTGTGCAACCGCGCCACCGATCAGGCATTAATTGCCTGGGTAAAGGAAAATTGGGAGTATTAAATGTCTGACAAGAATGAGAAGGACCCTCAAAACGGGGAATTGGTAAGCGTGGAATCATCATCAAGTACGACATCAGAAGCGACGTCAGCGAACACGGCTTCCGCTAGCGATACCGTATCACCTAAAGCTTCATCTAAAAGCACACCACAAAAAACGAAAAAATCGTCGGGAACCAAGCTTCTATGGTTTGTGGTTATTATTATTTTCCTTTTAGTTCTAGGCATTATTGGTGCTGGTTACTGGTACTACACCCAACAACAAGGCAGCAGCGATTCCCTTGCCAAAGCCCAACAGGCAAATACAGCGCAAGTCAACGACATGCTTGCCGATCGTAAGCAGACAGCAGACGCATTGCGTACGCTAAATAGGCAAAACGATGAATTGAAAGAGACGCTTAATGCACTGCAACAACAAAACAGTGCGTTAGTGCAACAAGCAGAAGCAACCCAGCAACAACTCAATAGCATGGAAGGTCAGCGCCCTGCCGATTGGCTTATTGCCGAGGCTGATTATTTGGTTCGCATGGCAGGTAGAAAATTGTGGTTGGAAAACGATGTTCGTACAGCAACCTTGTTATTAGTGAACGCAGATAAGCGATTGAAATCACTAGCCGACCCTTCGGTGTTGCCGGTTCGCGCTAAACTTGCTGAAGACATTCAAACCCTTCAGCAAATGAACCCAGTATCACAAAGTTCAGTGGCGCTTGCCCTCACCGGCATGTTGGCGCAAATCGATAAGTTACCGTTAGATACCTTTGAAAAACCAGTAGACGCAAATGCTGATAGCAACGAACTGTCTGAATCGGCGGACGACTGGAAAGAGAACCTTGCGAAAGTATGGCACTCCATTGTCGATGGTTTCTTA
The nucleotide sequence above comes from Alteromonas naphthalenivorans. Encoded proteins:
- a CDS encoding alpha/beta hydrolase produces the protein MPYVEHNPSSTPNACVIWLHGLGDSGHGFAPIVPELKLPDSMSVKFIFPHAPERPVTINGGMRMRAWYDIKSLDFNSRADLSGVLESAAHVETLIQEQVDKGIPTDRIVLAGFSQGGVIALHLAPRFKHKLAGVMALSTYMCEPSLLAQEATDVNRDIPIMMAHGEQDEVVPIFMGNAAYKTLTENGFNATWQTYTMQHNVCMQEISDISAWLKKVLG
- a CDS encoding RidA family protein, which produces MSKSIIQTDKAPAAIGTYSQAVKAGTTVYLSGQIPLVAETMEMVSEDFAEQAVQVFENLKAVCDAAGGTTNDLVKVNIFLIDLSHFATVNEIMSRYFTKPYPARAAVQVSALPKGAQIEIDGVMELPE
- the spoT gene encoding bifunctional GTP diphosphokinase/guanosine-3',5'-bis pyrophosphate 3'-pyrophosphohydrolase — protein: MYLFEGLKQKVIKYLPSDRVQLVQEAFVLAQEAHDGQMRSSGDPYITHPVAVASILADMHLDHETLMAALLHDVIEDTPYSQEDLAEAFGETVAELVEGVSKLDKIAFSSKQEAQAENFRKMMMAMVQDIRVILIKLADRTHNMRTLGSLRPDKRRRIALETLEIYAPIAHRLGIHDIKNELEDLGFLAMYPMRHRALKSAVRQARGNRKEIIENIREELSTRLTAYKIESDVLGREKHLYSIYRKMRNKELMFNEVMDIYAFRIVVDSVDNCYRSLGAMHSLYKPIENRFKDYIAIPRTNGYQSLHTSLIGPHGIPVEIQIRTQEMDQMADKGVAAHWLYKEPGDNGTTAQLRARKWMQSLLELQQSASSSFEFIESVKTDLFPEEIYVFTPDGRIIELPMGATAVDFAYAVHSDIGNTCVGVRVERRNYSLSKPLQNGQTVEIITSPKAKPNANWLNFVVSARARTRIRQYLRKQHSQEAVNMGNRLLRHALGEVKLDDIPEADIERVVAETKHDDFDSLLIDIGLGNELSAIVARRLLGENTDLPEKKGNVAIRGTEGLLVHYARCCHPIPDDEIVAVLSPGRGMTIHQIGCNNIRKLSKEEPQRVLPMRWDDEPQGEFKASLRIELFNHQGTLATLTNTISGCDSNIIGLQTEEKESNIYFIDIEITTQNRVHLARVMKKIRTMPEVQKVSRHSQSRH
- a CDS encoding GGDEF domain-containing protein; this translates as MRQFLKSNHQNDAEIKRRRLTLYFISYVGGTIMAVLAIQNVFRGDHLLAFFLGLFSVSVYGNAVLSHLYNKNDIFYYLAGALVIVMISTITITGGYHNTGLYFVFPLICIQIIVVQFRAAIVYVSVTMLLVFLIVSNQDVIPASYRPEDVSRFLISLSCFIAVFFIGEYFWHQSRKEMMSDNLEKMRQAHTDPLTKIPNRRFLESVYFERAINNPVDYFPLSAVVVDVDFFKKINDTYGHDVGDKVLIHLAQIMRSAIRSTDLVSRTGGEEFLIIYPATPLSVAVKLAEKIRIEIESTPFEDGDIRHPLTSSFGVATALADVNVEAAIKLADDNLYEAKRTGRNCVV
- a CDS encoding class I SAM-dependent methyltransferase; the encoded protein is MLNTLPLVIASTEGDTHFESDKALALTISKNWGFAIEEKPVEGFYLQVSHDVLGLADASEKKTLPVEVDFASPASLYRKAHGGGRKEPIVKAVGLKGDVLKGATPWHVVDATPGLGRDAFVLVSVGCKVTMIERSPIVAALLEDGIRRLQQRFPELAERLALQHGNSADVMQYWNGENVDAIYLDPMFPHKKKSALVKKEMRLFQQLLGHDPDADALLAPALALTSSRVVVKRPNSAEVLAGKNPSMAIESKKHRFDVYLRQKS
- the hemC gene encoding hydroxymethylbilane synthase — its product is MPVEKNRTIRIATRKSALALWQAEYVKAKLLEHHDGIAVELVPMSTQGDRILDTPLAKIGGKGLFIKELEVAMLEGRADIAVHSMKDLPVEFPEGFGLHAICERENPFDAFVSNHFDNLDALPEGAVVGTSSLRRQCQIRKHRPDLKIKDLRGNVNTRLAKLDAGEYDAIILASAGLIRLGMEERIKTGLPASVSLPAVGQGAVGIECRNDDAELIALLQALNHGETQTRVSAERAMNERLEGGCQVPIGSFATLDGDSITLTGMVGQPDGSTLLFASATGPTKNAKSIGVEVAEALLEQGAGEILSALYD
- a CDS encoding uroporphyrinogen-III synthase, with the protein product MYVVANLYYYKLMLLITRPLPKLQASADAFEQAGIDTIGVATSDIQSIPSKAGKLQQFLLGSPSINIIIVTSIYAVPAALHALNQASFLSAPPTLIAVGDATANALHSANLPLKIVTPSLHTSEGILVMQQLNEANCTQVVIIKGEGGRDKLSHVLGERGISVTEFCVYKREPLTNPIYTKRWKIGDVSGIIATSENLAKQLISTHSRQILALPWLTVSERVATSLRNLGIARVSVCNRATDQALIAWVKENWEY
- the rpoZ gene encoding DNA-directed RNA polymerase subunit omega, whose translation is MARVTVEDAVDKIGNRFDLVLVAARRARQIATEGKTPMVDVQNDKPTVTALREIEQGLVTASTLEQDDLRDQEQQEHAEFSSVANILSDQ
- the trmH gene encoding tRNA (guanosine(18)-2'-O)-methyltransferase TrmH translates to MSPERYLRIRSALAKRQTDLTVCLENVHKPHNVSAVVRTCDAIGIHRVHTVWEEKYQFRGDTAMGSQQWVRQTNHDSLGNAIGALKQQGMQVLVTHLSDTAVGFREVDYTKPTAIIFGQERYGATDEAIAMADQDIIIPMAGMVQSLNVSVAAALVLYEAQRQRELAGMYDVEHLPEEECQKLLFERGYPRLCALSKTKGVPYPAIDDIGRIDAPASWWKQMQLTPEALHALSDNDEAVSTRA
- the gmk gene encoding guanylate kinase, producing MASLLGNLFILAAPSGAGKSSLIKALMEKYASNSDNAMEVSVSHTTRKPRPGEVDGQHYHFVSREQFEALIEQGVFFEWAEVFGNYYGTSRVTIEQTLHRGIDVFLDIDWQGARQVQKLMPDTCGIFILPPSIEVLEQRLTNRGQDSDEVIAGRMKEAVAEMSHFSEFSHVIVNDDFATALNDLEAIVISQRLRTMKQQMRYQPLLDELLGSA
- the recG gene encoding ATP-dependent DNA helicase RecG, which produces MQTLATTPITALKGVGAKVAEKLAKIGLFTLQDVLFHLPLRYEDRTRVYSVAECRPFTHVSVQGEVKSADIQYGKKRMLVVKLSDGTGTITLRFFHFGAVQRTMMTPGNLIRCFGEVRTGKWGIEMMHPEFKLIDEDAPLEAESLTPVYPTTEGVKQLTLRNLTDQALKMLDKGALADLLPEGMYSDQISLNEALHAVHRPAPDTDVHEMEEGLHPAQYRLILEELLSHHLSVLKVRKLSDAQPGISIKVDKPLIEKMLAQLPFSPTGAQQRVVADIQQDMQHPRPMMRLVQGDVGSGKTLVAALAALSAIGAGHQVALMAPTELLAEQHANNFREWFAPLGIEIGWLAGKLKGKARTEVLARLESGDVQMLVGTHAIFQESVNYQQLALVIVDEQHRFGVHQRLALRDKGEQQGRYPHQLIMTATPIPRTLAMTAYADLDTSVIDELPPGRTPVTTVVLPDSRRGDVIERVRTACKENGRQAYWVCTLIDESEVLECQAAEDAAVILRTALPELNVGLVHGRLKPAEKLQVMADFKAGELDLLVATTVIEVGVDVPNASIMIIENPERLGLAQLHQLRGRVGRGAVESQCVLMYQSPLSKTATQRLTVLRESNDGFYIAQRDLEIRGPGEFMGTRQTGMAELKIADLVRDAALIPKVQEIAYTLWEQYPSHAQAIINRWIGHKEQYGHA